The Ochrobactrum quorumnocens genome has a segment encoding these proteins:
- a CDS encoding ATP-binding protein translates to MKFPTLSLATLTAIIITAMLLLSVGLAYLGVNWYASYLEEGLLQQLPADAAHAYRDLNAGIVPDTAALKELFRYLNRFSDPLDWNVYISVLVSGLLSALICSAIGIYLARKIARPLEQLTVVAEALKSGDFSVRMTGSHKRTMEVSSLIDSFNAMATSLQNMENRLHFNNMALAHELRTPLTILRGTMQGMVDGIFPMEKKALSNLLLQAEGLSRIVEDLRTLSLAIGQKLVMHPEQIDLAQLIEGVLHSAEPMLDTNNIKVSAELPPTVVLVDSQRIRQAILALVENACRYAAEGASLRCEIDKLADGFLAIRLLDRGPGFPDDMCGVEVKPFWRGEVSRSRATGGTGLGLSVVQAIAVAHGGRLELQNRSGGGASLSIILPGMDDDTR, encoded by the coding sequence ATGAAGTTCCCAACGCTTTCACTTGCCACATTAACCGCAATCATCATCACGGCAATGTTATTGCTGAGTGTTGGCTTGGCTTATCTGGGGGTTAACTGGTACGCATCCTATCTTGAGGAAGGGCTATTACAACAGCTACCCGCAGACGCGGCACATGCTTATCGGGATCTAAATGCGGGCATCGTGCCGGATACAGCAGCACTTAAGGAGCTGTTTCGATATCTCAACAGGTTCTCAGATCCATTGGATTGGAACGTTTATATATCGGTTCTGGTATCGGGTCTTCTCTCGGCGCTCATCTGTAGTGCGATTGGGATATATTTGGCGAGAAAAATTGCGCGGCCACTTGAGCAACTGACAGTGGTTGCCGAAGCGTTGAAATCAGGTGACTTTTCAGTTCGTATGACGGGTTCTCACAAACGCACTATGGAAGTTTCGAGCCTTATCGATAGCTTTAATGCGATGGCCACCAGCCTTCAAAATATGGAAAACAGACTGCACTTCAACAACATGGCCCTGGCACATGAACTGCGCACGCCACTCACAATTTTACGTGGCACGATGCAGGGCATGGTCGACGGCATATTCCCGATGGAAAAGAAGGCCTTGAGCAATCTTCTTTTACAAGCCGAAGGATTATCCCGGATTGTCGAAGACCTCCGTACTTTATCCTTGGCGATAGGCCAAAAGCTGGTCATGCACCCTGAGCAGATTGATCTGGCTCAGTTGATTGAAGGAGTTCTACATTCGGCTGAACCGATGCTCGATACAAACAATATTAAAGTGTCAGCAGAACTGCCGCCAACCGTTGTTCTGGTTGATTCACAGCGCATAAGACAAGCTATCCTCGCACTTGTCGAAAATGCTTGTCGTTATGCTGCGGAAGGCGCGAGCTTACGATGCGAAATTGATAAGTTGGCTGACGGATTTCTGGCTATTCGGCTTCTGGATCGAGGCCCCGGATTTCCGGACGATATGTGTGGGGTTGAAGTGAAACCATTTTGGCGTGGGGAAGTGTCCAGATCACGCGCCACTGGCGGCACGGGATTGGGTCTTTCGGTGGTGCAGGCTATCGCTGTCGCGCACGGTGGAAGGCTCGAGTTGCAAAACAGATCTGGCGGTGGCGCCTCACTGTCAATTATCCTCCCCGGAATGGATGATGACACTCGGTAG
- a CDS encoding sugar ABC transporter ATP-binding protein yields MTATSSAKDISPNLMTDTVLEIRDIAKSFGSVIALKRMNLTVRRGRVHTLLGENGAGKSTLMKILAGVFKPTSGTIILKSAPYAPKNPLDARSHGISIVFQELSLCRNLSVAENIFANNEPSRFGFIRNSELNAEADKLINELGLPVDVHAKVGDLSIAQRQLVEIAKGLSQPADVVILDEPTSSLSDSEAEILFTIIERLKARGTAVIYISHRMEEIMRLSDDITVVRDGEYVTTTEKDQTSIDKLIALMVGREMTDIYPPREAHRPSAIVPPILATKNLSVPGKFHNVSIDVKPGEVLGLFGLVGSGRSDVMKALFGMLQPTGEIILDDKPITLASPTDAIRNGIAFVTENRKEEGLVLPHSVERNINMVALGQLAGPFGMMRSSAERSGAKAEVLRLAIKTASLDTIAGSLSGGNQQKIVLAKWLQMKPRILILDEPTRGVDVGAKFEIYRIIRELAANGAAILMVSSELPEVLGLSDRVAVMHNKHVAAVLDADDLTPETVMSYAAGMQK; encoded by the coding sequence ATGACAGCCACCAGTTCCGCAAAAGATATAAGCCCGAATTTGATGACCGATACAGTGCTGGAGATCCGCGACATCGCTAAGTCGTTCGGTTCGGTAATTGCGCTTAAGCGCATGAACCTGACTGTGCGTCGTGGGCGTGTGCACACACTTTTGGGTGAAAACGGCGCGGGTAAATCCACGCTGATGAAAATCCTGGCCGGTGTTTTCAAACCAACATCTGGCACGATTATACTCAAGAGTGCGCCTTATGCGCCCAAGAACCCGCTTGATGCCCGTTCCCATGGAATTTCGATCGTCTTTCAAGAGCTAAGTCTCTGCCGCAACCTCTCCGTTGCAGAGAATATTTTTGCTAATAATGAACCAAGTCGCTTTGGGTTCATCCGCAATTCCGAACTGAACGCGGAAGCCGACAAACTGATCAATGAGCTCGGTCTGCCGGTCGATGTGCACGCGAAAGTCGGTGACCTGTCAATTGCGCAGCGACAGCTCGTAGAAATCGCCAAAGGGTTGAGCCAGCCCGCAGACGTAGTTATCCTCGATGAGCCCACGTCTTCCCTTTCCGACAGCGAAGCAGAAATCCTTTTCACGATCATCGAACGGTTGAAGGCACGTGGCACGGCCGTTATCTATATTTCCCATCGCATGGAAGAAATCATGCGACTTTCTGATGACATTACTGTCGTTCGTGACGGTGAATATGTAACGACCACGGAAAAAGATCAGACCAGCATCGATAAGTTGATTGCGTTGATGGTTGGGCGTGAGATGACCGACATCTACCCCCCGCGCGAGGCTCATCGTCCATCGGCAATCGTCCCCCCAATTCTGGCAACCAAGAACCTCAGCGTGCCGGGTAAATTTCACAATGTCTCAATCGATGTAAAACCGGGCGAAGTGCTGGGCCTTTTCGGCCTCGTCGGCTCAGGTCGTTCGGATGTGATGAAGGCCTTGTTCGGCATGCTTCAGCCAACCGGCGAAATCATACTGGATGATAAGCCAATTACCCTGGCTTCACCAACGGATGCAATCCGCAACGGCATAGCTTTTGTCACTGAAAACCGCAAAGAAGAAGGTCTCGTCCTGCCTCATAGCGTCGAGCGCAATATCAATATGGTTGCGCTTGGTCAGCTCGCAGGCCCGTTTGGTATGATGCGCTCATCCGCAGAGCGCTCTGGTGCTAAAGCGGAAGTGCTACGTCTTGCCATCAAGACCGCTTCGCTTGATACGATCGCGGGTTCGCTCAGCGGCGGCAACCAGCAAAAAATCGTGCTGGCGAAATGGCTTCAGATGAAGCCACGCATATTGATCCTTGATGAGCCAACGCGCGGCGTCGATGTCGGTGCGAAATTCGAAATCTATCGCATCATCCGTGAACTAGCCGCCAATGGCGCGGCGATCCTGATGGTTTCCTCCGAACTGCCGGAAGTGCTTGGTCTCAGTGACCGCGTAGCCGTCATGCATAACAAGCATGTCGCCGCTGTCCTTGATGCCGATGACCTCACGCCAGAAACCGTCATGAGCTATGCAGCAGGAATGCAAAAATGA
- a CDS encoding D-tagatose-bisphosphate aldolase, class II, non-catalytic subunit, with protein sequence MSSTQTLSTLPARFSSGARGGITSICSAHPVVIEAALLEGIATKTDVLIEATCNQVNQDGGYTGMTPADFRRFVEDIAARLGFDTKRLILGGDHLGPNPWKHLPAEEAMQKSEIMMDGFVRAGFTKIHLDTSMGCAGEPVALPDAITAERAARLARVAEKAAAESGFDLPVYIVGTEVPIPGGAMEEIEDLELTTPQAALETVAIHRKAFAALGLEDAFARAIGVVVQPGVEFGNENVVYYDSDKATALSSTLNEMPQFIFEAHSTDYQPVEALTDLVHDGFAILKVGPGLTFALREALYGLDQIAAFLDKLPEEETVRGKLEKLLLNEPKNWEKYYHGDASELRLQRHFSYSDRIRYYWPHPEATAAVNSLMKRLEGRKIPETLISQYLGTLYPAVASGKVEATPHALMVEAVRNVIRIYGKAVGTH encoded by the coding sequence ATGAGCAGCACGCAGACATTGAGCACGCTTCCCGCACGGTTTTCGAGCGGCGCACGTGGTGGCATCACCTCGATCTGCTCAGCGCATCCTGTGGTCATTGAAGCAGCCCTGCTTGAAGGCATTGCAACCAAAACCGACGTGTTGATCGAAGCCACCTGCAATCAGGTCAATCAGGATGGCGGCTATACCGGCATGACACCGGCTGATTTCCGCCGCTTTGTCGAAGACATTGCAGCCCGCCTCGGCTTTGATACCAAGCGCCTTATTCTGGGTGGCGATCATCTGGGTCCAAATCCGTGGAAGCATCTTCCCGCAGAAGAAGCCATGCAGAAGTCCGAAATCATGATGGATGGCTTTGTGCGTGCAGGCTTCACCAAGATCCATCTTGATACTTCCATGGGCTGCGCCGGTGAACCGGTCGCTCTGCCGGATGCAATCACTGCGGAACGCGCAGCGCGTCTTGCCAGGGTCGCAGAAAAAGCAGCCGCTGAATCCGGTTTTGATCTGCCGGTTTATATTGTGGGTACGGAAGTTCCTATCCCCGGCGGCGCGATGGAAGAAATCGAAGATCTGGAACTGACCACACCGCAAGCAGCGCTTGAAACCGTTGCTATTCACCGCAAGGCTTTTGCAGCGCTTGGTTTGGAAGATGCCTTTGCACGTGCCATCGGTGTTGTCGTGCAGCCGGGTGTGGAATTTGGCAATGAGAATGTCGTCTATTATGATAGCGACAAGGCTACAGCGCTGAGCAGCACGCTCAATGAAATGCCGCAATTTATCTTTGAAGCGCACTCAACCGACTATCAGCCGGTAGAAGCGCTTACCGATCTCGTTCATGACGGTTTTGCCATTCTGAAAGTCGGACCGGGCCTCACCTTCGCGCTGCGTGAAGCACTTTATGGTCTTGACCAGATTGCAGCTTTTCTCGACAAGCTGCCGGAAGAAGAGACGGTTCGCGGCAAGCTTGAAAAGCTCCTCCTCAACGAGCCTAAGAACTGGGAGAAATATTATCATGGCGATGCGAGCGAGCTGCGCCTTCAGCGTCATTTCTCCTATAGCGACCGCATTCGCTATTACTGGCCACATCCTGAAGCGACCGCTGCCGTCAATTCACTCATGAAGCGTCTTGAAGGTCGCAAAATCCCGGAAACACTGATCAGTCAGTATCTCGGTACGCTTTATCCGGCTGTTGCCTCAGGCAAGGTCGAAGCAACCCCACATGCGCTGATGGTCGAAGCCGTCCGCAATGTCATCCGCATCTATGGCAAGGCTGTTGGGACCCATTGA
- a CDS encoding tagatose kinase yields the protein MKKIITIGEIVVEIMAVETGNGFRSAIPLIGPFASGAPAIFIDQAAKMGQPCGIVSAVGNDDFGTLNIERLQRDGVDVSAIGIHPTAATGSAFVRYRPDGNRDFIFNIKHSACSAIDLTPEAEALIETADHLHIMGSALFSDGIVATIHEATIRIKAKGGTVSFDPNIRKEMLELPGMREALAHALENTDLFMPSGAEIFLFTKATEEKAAIEELLARGIKAIVVKRGADGASYFDQSGEISSPAFKVEEIDPTGAGDSFGAAFVTCWLRGMKPAHALHLANATGARAVGVKGPMEGTSTLAEIEAFIANNGALS from the coding sequence ATGAAAAAGATCATCACCATCGGCGAAATCGTCGTTGAGATCATGGCCGTGGAGACTGGTAACGGTTTCAGGAGCGCCATTCCGCTGATCGGGCCGTTTGCCTCCGGCGCACCTGCTATCTTCATTGATCAGGCCGCAAAAATGGGCCAGCCGTGCGGCATCGTCAGTGCCGTTGGCAATGACGATTTCGGTACGCTCAATATTGAGCGACTGCAAAGGGACGGCGTTGATGTTTCGGCCATCGGCATACATCCGACCGCAGCCACAGGCAGCGCCTTCGTGCGCTATCGCCCGGATGGTAATCGCGATTTCATATTCAATATCAAGCACAGCGCTTGCAGTGCAATCGATCTGACTCCAGAAGCAGAAGCATTGATCGAAACCGCTGACCATCTGCATATTATGGGCTCGGCACTGTTTTCCGATGGCATTGTCGCAACCATTCATGAAGCGACAATCCGCATCAAGGCTAAGGGCGGCACGGTTTCCTTCGACCCGAACATCCGCAAGGAAATGCTCGAATTGCCCGGCATGCGCGAAGCCCTTGCCCATGCGCTTGAAAACACCGATCTGTTCATGCCAAGCGGTGCGGAAATTTTCCTCTTCACCAAGGCGACAGAGGAAAAGGCTGCAATAGAAGAATTGCTGGCACGCGGCATCAAGGCGATCGTCGTCAAGCGTGGCGCTGATGGTGCAAGCTATTTCGACCAGTCTGGTGAAATCTCTTCACCTGCATTCAAGGTCGAAGAAATCGATCCGACCGGTGCTGGTGATAGCTTCGGAGCAGCTTTCGTCACTTGCTGGCTGCGCGGCATGAAACCTGCACATGCGCTACACCTCGCCAACGCAACGGGTGCGCGTGCGGTCGGGGTCAAAGGTCCAATGGAAGGAACGTCCACCTTGGCAGAAATCGAAGCCTTCATTGCAAATAACGGAGCATTGTCATGA
- a CDS encoding NAD(P)-dependent alcohol dehydrogenase, with protein sequence MAIARGYAATDADQPLVPFTFERREPNADDVVISIQYCGVCHSDIHTVRNEWKNAVYPIVPGHEIVGVVSAVGSNVTKFKVGDKVGVGCFVDSCVGCATRDLDNEHYLPGLVQTYNSVDADGKTPTQGGYSDQIVVKEGYVLSIPDNLPLDASAPLLCAGITLYSPLRHWQAGPGKKIAIVGMGGLGHMGVKLANAMGVHVTVLSQSLSKKDDGLKLGAKEYYATSDSETFEKLAGTFDLIICTVGVAIDWNAYLGLLKVNGTMVVVGAPEDMVPVHAFSLIPGRKSLAGSMIGSIKETQEMLDFCGKHNIVSEIEKINIQDINEAYERVLKSDVRYRFVIDIASLNA encoded by the coding sequence ATGGCTATTGCAAGAGGTTATGCCGCAACTGATGCGGATCAACCCTTGGTTCCGTTCACATTTGAACGTCGCGAACCAAATGCAGACGATGTGGTGATTTCAATTCAATATTGTGGAGTTTGCCACTCTGATATTCACACCGTTCGCAACGAATGGAAAAATGCAGTCTACCCGATTGTACCAGGTCATGAGATCGTTGGCGTTGTCAGCGCCGTCGGTTCCAACGTGACCAAATTCAAAGTAGGCGATAAGGTCGGCGTTGGTTGCTTCGTTGATTCCTGTGTAGGCTGTGCCACGCGTGATCTGGACAATGAACATTATCTGCCCGGTCTGGTGCAGACTTATAACAGTGTCGATGCTGACGGAAAGACGCCTACTCAAGGCGGTTATTCCGATCAGATCGTCGTCAAGGAAGGCTATGTCCTCTCCATACCCGACAATCTGCCGCTTGACGCGTCAGCTCCTCTTCTTTGTGCAGGGATAACGCTCTATTCGCCGCTGCGCCATTGGCAGGCCGGACCTGGCAAAAAGATCGCGATTGTTGGCATGGGTGGCCTTGGCCATATGGGCGTCAAACTGGCAAATGCCATGGGTGTGCATGTCACTGTGTTGAGCCAATCGCTTTCAAAGAAGGATGACGGACTGAAGCTCGGAGCAAAAGAGTATTATGCTACCAGCGACAGCGAGACATTCGAGAAGCTGGCCGGAACATTTGATCTGATCATCTGCACGGTTGGTGTGGCGATTGATTGGAATGCCTATCTTGGATTGCTCAAAGTGAATGGCACAATGGTTGTCGTTGGAGCGCCTGAAGATATGGTGCCGGTCCATGCCTTCTCGCTCATTCCGGGTCGTAAGAGCCTTGCTGGCTCGATGATCGGCTCTATTAAAGAAACACAGGAAATGCTTGATTTCTGTGGCAAGCACAATATCGTCTCTGAAATTGAGAAGATTAATATTCAGGACATTAACGAAGCTTACGAGCGTGTTCTCAAAAGCGACGTGCGCTATCGGTTCGTTATCGATATAGCGTCTTTGAATGCGTGA
- a CDS encoding AraC family transcriptional regulator, whose product MRSLADAYSELASLAARFVKEDGEVRTAIEGLSLSRRSTPSIPCHGSYRPCLAMVLQGAKSLQLGSATINYTTGEYLVTSLDLPVTWRVSEASVEAPHLCLSLAIDSEKLVNLLGQMDIRRNSISTEAKRGIAVNAAPTELLDAMVRLLRLLETPGEIPIMAPLLEQEILYRLLTGTDGERLVNIATIDSQANRIARAISWLRQNFALHLKIEQLAEYVNMSVSSFHHHFKAITAMTPIQYQKQLRLNEARRLMLVERLDAGTAGHRVGYQSPSQFSREYSRFYGNPPLRDIEAA is encoded by the coding sequence ATGAGATCACTGGCAGACGCTTATAGCGAACTTGCATCACTGGCGGCTCGCTTTGTAAAGGAAGACGGTGAAGTCCGAACAGCCATCGAGGGGCTTTCGCTAAGCAGACGCTCGACGCCAAGCATTCCATGTCACGGGAGTTACAGACCGTGCCTCGCAATGGTCCTTCAGGGCGCCAAGTCTTTGCAGCTCGGATCTGCAACAATCAACTACACAACAGGTGAGTATCTGGTGACGTCGCTGGATTTGCCCGTAACATGGCGTGTTTCGGAGGCGAGCGTTGAAGCACCACACTTATGCTTGTCGCTAGCAATCGATAGTGAGAAGCTCGTGAACCTTCTCGGACAAATGGATATTCGCCGCAATTCAATCTCAACGGAGGCGAAACGGGGAATTGCTGTAAACGCGGCGCCTACTGAACTTCTTGATGCCATGGTCCGGTTGTTACGTTTGCTTGAAACACCCGGTGAAATTCCCATTATGGCGCCTCTTCTAGAACAGGAAATTCTATACCGATTGCTGACGGGTACGGATGGCGAGCGGCTTGTCAATATTGCAACAATCGATAGCCAGGCAAACAGAATAGCACGTGCAATTTCGTGGCTTCGGCAGAACTTTGCTCTTCACCTCAAGATAGAACAACTCGCTGAATACGTGAATATGAGTGTCTCATCATTTCACCATCACTTCAAAGCAATCACTGCCATGACACCAATTCAATATCAAAAGCAATTACGGCTTAATGAAGCGCGGAGACTAATGTTGGTTGAACGGCTCGATGCCGGTACCGCGGGCCATCGTGTGGGATATCAGAGCCCTTCGCAGTTTAGTCGCGAGTACAGTCGATTTTACGGTAACCCGCCACTTCGGGATATAGAAGCTGCTTAA
- a CDS encoding ABC transporter permease has translation MIRQYGGIVISLVVLCVVFAVLNPRFLAFNNFMNIMQQVAVIAVAAYGMTYVILLGEIDLSIGSIIAVSGMVAAQAFAMGFGFAPTVIFTLAAGAIMGGLNGVLSAKLMLPSFIVTVATMGIYRGMVSLPTNGAPEIIENDTWLAIGSETWLGLPIIIWIVGVLFIVNYILLSKTVFGRRIYLAGGNKEAAIYSGIRVDRIKIIVFMLSGVMAAISGILLSSRLSSAQTNAGMGYELDAIAAVVLGGTSLAGGVGTMVGTILGALIIGVINNGMNMLSVPYFYQLIVKGVVILVAVWLDVRSKSVRT, from the coding sequence ATGATCCGCCAATATGGCGGCATCGTCATTTCACTGGTAGTGCTCTGTGTCGTGTTTGCAGTGTTGAACCCGCGCTTCCTCGCCTTCAACAATTTCATGAACATCATGCAGCAGGTGGCCGTAATTGCGGTTGCCGCTTACGGCATGACATATGTGATCCTGCTCGGCGAAATTGATCTCTCGATTGGTTCCATCATTGCTGTATCCGGCATGGTGGCAGCTCAGGCCTTTGCAATGGGCTTCGGGTTTGCGCCAACAGTGATATTCACACTGGCTGCGGGTGCGATCATGGGCGGCTTGAATGGTGTCCTCTCGGCCAAGCTTATGTTGCCGTCCTTCATCGTCACCGTCGCAACGATGGGCATCTATCGCGGCATGGTCAGCCTGCCTACCAATGGCGCACCTGAAATCATCGAGAACGACACGTGGCTTGCCATCGGTTCTGAAACCTGGCTTGGCCTTCCGATTATCATCTGGATTGTCGGCGTCCTCTTCATCGTCAATTATATCCTGCTGTCTAAGACTGTATTCGGCCGCCGAATCTACCTGGCAGGTGGGAACAAGGAAGCCGCCATCTATTCCGGCATCCGGGTTGATCGCATCAAGATCATTGTTTTCATGCTTTCCGGTGTCATGGCAGCCATCAGCGGCATTCTGCTCTCGTCGCGCCTGTCCTCCGCACAGACAAATGCCGGTATGGGCTACGAACTTGATGCAATTGCAGCTGTCGTTCTTGGCGGAACCTCGCTTGCAGGCGGAGTGGGCACCATGGTGGGCACCATCCTCGGCGCGCTTATCATTGGTGTCATCAACAACGGCATGAACATGCTGTCAGTGCCTTATTTCTATCAGCTCATCGTCAAAGGGGTCGTCATTCTCGTCGCCGTCTGGCTCGATGTCCGTTCAAAGTCCGTCAGAACATAA